The proteins below come from a single Longimicrobiaceae bacterium genomic window:
- a CDS encoding cytochrome c oxidase assembly protein, translating to MHVNRPGFVRWVVLALALRAGPAWAHTGRPPAPHDVWSAWSWEPGVLLGLGLSAWLYARGVERLWRRAGVGRGIRRWQAGCFAAGLATLFLALVSPLDALGSALFSAHMAQHELLILVAAPLLVLGAPLIPFVWALPPRWRGRAGGVGRLPAVRAAWGALTHPLTAWSLHAAAVWTWHAPALYQRTLVSEPAHVAQHASFLGTALLFWWVLLHPGRRGALGHGIGVLYVFTTAVYGSVLGALLTFAPAPWYPAYAPSVGAWGLSLLEDQQLGGLVMWVPFGLVYLGAALALFAAWLRAIEREVRRAEASASPRSPSASPLRTG from the coding sequence ATGCATGTGAACCGGCCGGGATTCGTCCGATGGGTCGTCCTCGCGCTGGCGTTGCGGGCGGGACCCGCCTGGGCGCACACCGGCCGCCCCCCCGCGCCGCACGACGTGTGGAGCGCCTGGAGCTGGGAGCCGGGGGTGCTGCTGGGGCTCGGACTCTCGGCGTGGCTCTATGCGCGGGGAGTGGAGCGGCTCTGGCGCCGCGCCGGGGTGGGGCGGGGGATCCGGAGATGGCAGGCCGGCTGCTTCGCGGCCGGGCTCGCCACGCTCTTTCTGGCGCTCGTCTCTCCCCTGGACGCCCTGGGCTCCGCGCTGTTCTCGGCCCACATGGCACAGCACGAGCTGCTCATCCTGGTGGCGGCCCCGCTCCTCGTGCTCGGGGCGCCTCTGATTCCCTTCGTCTGGGCCCTCCCGCCCCGCTGGCGGGGACGGGCGGGGGGGGTCGGAAGGCTCCCCGCCGTTCGCGCTGCGTGGGGCGCGCTGACACATCCCCTCACGGCGTGGTCGCTCCACGCGGCGGCGGTCTGGACCTGGCATGCACCCGCCCTCTACCAGAGGACGCTGGTGAGCGAGCCGGCGCACGTCGCACAGCATGCGAGCTTCCTGGGGACGGCTCTCCTCTTCTGGTGGGTGCTCCTCCACCCCGGCCGGCGGGGCGCGCTGGGGCACGGGATCGGGGTGCTCTACGTCTTCACCACGGCCGTGTACGGCAGCGTCCTCGGCGCGCTCCTCACCTTCGCGCCGGCTCCCTGGTATCCCGCCTATGCGCCGAGCGTCGGGGCATGGGGGCTCTCCCTGCTCGAAGACCAGCAGCTCGGCGGGCTCGTCATGTGGGTGCCCTTCGGGCTCGTATACCTGGGGGCGGCCCTCGCGCTCTTCGCGGCGTGGCTGCGCGCGATCGAGCGGGAGGTGCGGAGGGCGGAAGCATCCGCCTCCCCGCGGAGTCCCTCCGCATCCCCGCTCCGGACCGGGTAG